The Castanea sativa cultivar Marrone di Chiusa Pesio chromosome 11, ASM4071231v1 genome contains a region encoding:
- the LOC142614585 gene encoding heavy metal-associated isoprenylated plant protein 46-like, which yields MKQKVVIRITLNNGKKNARSKAMQIAVGLQGVESVALQGEDNSQIVVVGDNVDSVNLTSLLRKKVGPAELTSVSPISTEEEKQKQESKPSEFGIQSMVWPTYQAGVPFYYQPSVPYHYVYNAMDYN from the exons ATGAAG CAAAAGGTAGTGATCCGGATCACCTTAAATAATGGCAAAAAGAATGCTCGGTCCAAGGCCATGCAAATTGCAGTTGGTCTACAAG GTGTGGAATCGGTCGCTCTACAAGGAGAGGATAACAGTcagattgttgttgttggggaCAACGTTGATTCAGTCAACTTGACATCTTTGCTGAGGAAGAAAGTTGGACCTGCTGAGTTAACGAGTGTCTCACCAATCAGTACTGAGgaggaaaaacaaaagcaaGAGAGCAAACCTAGTGAATTTGGAATACAATCAATGGTTTGGCCAACTTATCAAGCTGGTGTGCCATTTTATTATCAACCTAGTGTGCCATATCATTATGTATACAATGCAATGGATTACAACTAG